A genomic segment from Syngnathus scovelli strain Florida chromosome 3, RoL_Ssco_1.2, whole genome shotgun sequence encodes:
- the npffr1l2 gene encoding neuropeptide FF receptor 1 like 2, which translates to MEMLDNLQDDMVQMGIESGNITSKISLEVSMNFTLFPYYQHSLYVATSYILAYLFIFLLCMVGNSLVCLVVLGSHHMHTVTNLLILNLAISDLLVGIFCIPTTLVDNLITGWPFSNVVCKMSGFVQGVSVSASVFTLVAIAVERFRCIVFLHNKTTFVAAKAAIAVIWLLAMAIMCPAAVALTVEEIPWHYMVYNDDVNHTIPLYTCYENFANPKMTKVYTAVLFALVYLVPLMVITLMYGTIGAKLCLSVVGNRMPQETNIHVRSKRRGKAVFSQKKIRAIKMLVLVTLLFMLSWLPLWTLMMMADYAGLARDKLDLLNSYIFPFAHWLAFANSSINPIIYGYYNENFKKGFQAVCKSSTCLVQWHVCRRITTCFRSRRSVQVPFEGTSSKNCGSYKNRLLFRVRNRVHNDKFNMGKRELNRSTKEGCVGALSGRSASHEGIEMATMNKKGGRSEALEKASPLSVSLYHAWDN; encoded by the exons ATGGAGATGCTGGACAACCTGCAAGACGACATGGTGCAGATGGGAATTGAATCAGGCAACATAACCTCTAAAATCAGCCTAGAGGTGTCCATGAACTTTACATTATTCCCCTATTACCAACATTCGTTGTATGTGGCTACAAGCTATATCCTGGCATACCTCTTCATCTTCCTGCTGTGTATGGTGGGGAACAGTCTGGTCTGTTTGGTCGTCCTTGGAAGCCATCATATGCACACGGTCACCAACCTCCTCATCTTAAACTTGGCGATCAGTGACCTCCTGGTGGGTATCTTCTGTATCCCCACAACACTTGTGGACAACCTCATAACAG GTTGGCCCTTTTCCAACGTTGTCTGCAAGATGAGCGGTTTTGTGCAgggtgtgtctgtgtctgcatCAGTCTTCACGTTGGTTGCAATTGCTGTTGAAAG GTTTCGCTGCATAGTGTTCCTGCATAACAAGACAACCTTCGTGGCTGCCAAGGCAGCTATTGCTGTTATCTGGCTACTAGCAATGGCGATCATGTGTCCAGCCGCAGTGGCATTGACTGTGGAGGAAATTCCTTGGCACTACATGGTCTATAATGACGATGTAAACCATACGATACCCCTCTACACCTGTTATGAAAACTTTGCAAACCCAAAGATGACAAAAGTTTATACTGCAGTTCTTTTTGCTCTTGTCTACCTGGTTCCATTGATGGTCATCACACTTATGTATGGTACCATTGGTGCCAAACTATGCTTATCTGTGGTTGGAAACAGAATGCCACAGGAAACCAACATCCATGTCAGGAGTAAGAGACGAGGTAAGGCAGTGTTCTCCCAGAAAAAGATTCGGGCGATAAAGATGCTGGTCCTGGTGACCTTGCTTTTCATGTTATCATGGTTGCCACTCTGGACCCTCATGATGATGGCAGACTATGCGGGCTTGGCAAGAGACAAACTCGATCTATTGAACAGCTACATCTTCCCCTTTGCTCATTGGCTGGCTTTTGCCAATTCCAGCATCAACCCCATAATCTACGGCTATTACAATGAGAATTTCAAAAAAGGATTTCAGGCGGTATGCAAATCCTCAACCTGTCTCGTGCAATGGCATGTGTGTAGAAGGATTACAACCTGTTTTAGGAGTCGTAGGTCTGTGCAAGTCCCTTTTGAAGGTACCAGTTCCAAAAATTGCGGTAGCTATAAGAACCGGCTGTTATTTCGAGTGAGAAATAGAGTCCACAATGACAAATTCAACATGGGCAAACGTGAGTTGAACAGGAGTACTAAGGAGGGGTGTGTGGGAGCTCTGTCTGGGAGGAGTGCTTCGCATGAAGGGATAGAAATggcaacgatgaacaagaagggCGGCCGTAGTGAGGCGTTGGAGAAAGCCAGCCCGCTGTCAGTTTCACTGTACCATGCATGGGATAACTGA
- the zgc:113274 gene encoding LOW QUALITY PROTEIN: uncharacterized protein zgc:113274 (The sequence of the model RefSeq protein was modified relative to this genomic sequence to represent the inferred CDS: deleted 1 base in 1 codon) — protein MARNYKRKTDRVSTPLEELERAVKEVQEGKTIRQVGKEMKICRMTIKRYMDKKKSRRSNKARYERTAAAKSVFNETMEKELVDHIKTQAAMFHGIDAMKCHELTFEFAQKNHIDMPASWTRDKKAG, from the exons ATGGCACGCAACTACAAACGCAAGACAGACAGGGTTTCAACTCCTCTTGAGGAGTTGGAAAGAGCAGTAAAAGAGGTGCAAGAGGGAAAGACCATACGTCAGGTTGGAAAGGAGATGAAGATCTGCAGGATGACCATAAAACGATATATGGATAAGAAAAAAAGTAGGCGCAGTAACAAAGCC AGATATGAAAGAACAGCCGCTGCCAAATCTGTTTTTAATGAGACCATGGAGAAAGAGCTTGTTGACCATATTAAAACCCAAGCAGCAATGTTTCATGGCATAGATGCCATGAAATGCCATGAACTGACTTTTGAATTTGCACAAAAGAATCACATTGACATGCCTGCCAGCTGGACCAGAGACAAAAAAGCAGGTTAG